The genomic window CCGCGCCCAGTCGCTGGTCGTGAGCCCCAGCAGCCGCAGCGTGGTGCCCGACCCGCGCAGGGTCACGCGGTATTGCAGGGTGGTCGCCTTCGCTTTCAGCTTGAGCGTGTCGGTCAGCACCTGCCCGGCGTTGTCTTTTTGCCCGTCCAGGCTGGTGCGGCCCTCCGCGGCGCTCCACGTCCCGAAGGAGTACCAGGGGCTCCACGCGCCGCCCGTCAGCCCCACCCGCACTTCCAGGGTCAGACTACCCGCTGGCCCGGTCGTGGTGTTCCAAGAGGGCACGAGCTGGTCAAAGGCCGCCACCGTCAGCGGCGCCGAGGTCAGGGTGCCGCTGCCGATGCCGTCGGGCACCGCTACGCTGTCACCTTGGCGGACCAGGCCGCTGAGTTCGGCACTTTGCCAGTCGGCGGCGCGCTCAAAGAGGGTGGTGGTCGTGGCGGGGTAGGTCAAGGTGGACGCTCCGGCGCTCCCGAGCAGAGCGAAGGTCATGGCGAGGGTGCGAAAAGTAAGCATGTTGCACCGCCGACTATGCCGCCCCCCCCTGATGTGGGGATGAGGGCCGCCCGCGCCTCAGCCCGCACCCGCAACTCAATAGGCCGCGCCCTGAAGGAAGAGCAGCGCCTCGGGCAGCGCCTCGCGCCACGTCACCCAGTTGTGCCCGCTGGGGTATTCGCGGTACTGGTGCGGCAACCCCTCGTCGGCGAACAGCGCGGCCAGGCGGCGATTCGGGCCGGTCAGCCATTCCAGCGTGCCGACATCCAGGCTGATTCTGAGGTGCCGGGGCAGGTCGCCAGCCAGCTGTTCGCGCAGCCACTCGCCCGCCGTGGTCGTGTCGATGACGCCGTTGGCATAGGTTGCGCCGGGCCGGGCGATGAAGGCGCCGGAGTGACTCGCCACCCGCCCGAACAGCTCCGGGTGCCGGCTGCCGAGGTACAGCGAGATCAGCCCGCCAAGGCTCGCGCCCCACAGCCCGCGCACGCTGGCGGTCGCCAGGGGGCCTTCTATCCGGGGAAAAACCTCCTGCTGCAAGAACTCCAGGTAGCGGTCGTTGAGGTAATACTCCTCGTTGCGGTCGCCGGGCTCCACGAAGACGAGGACGGCGGGTTCGGCCTCCCCCGCCTCCACCGCGCGGTCGAGCAGTTCGCCGAGCTGCCCGATGCGGTAAAACGCCACCCCGTCCTGCACGTAGTAGACCGGCAGCGCCTGCCCTGGCGTGTGCCCATACGGCAGATGCACGATGGCGCGGCGCTTGCCGGGAAAGACGGTGCCGTCCCAGCTCAGGCGCTCCACCGTGCCCCGGCGCGTCGCCTCGGGCCGCTGCCACAGCGGATGCCGGGCGTACTCGCCCACCACGGCGGCGCGGGGGTAGGTCCACCAGGGATTGAGCGACTTGCGGTCGTTGTCAGGGTCGGCAAACGGCTCGCCCGCCGCGTCCACCCAGGCGTACTCCACCCAGGCGCCGCGCGGCAGGGTCAGGGTCAGCGGCTCGCCCGCCCGCACCGGCAGGGGGTCGCGCTTGCGCCAGTCGGTCATGTCGCCGATCAGCCCGGTCGCCCCCGCCGGGGGAGTAAACGTCACCTGTTGCCCACGCACCGAAACAGCCATGCAGGGCATTGTACGGCGGCGTCCCAAAGCAAACCGCCGCCCAGATGAACCGGGCGGCGGAGACGGTTACGGTCAGTCCTGACGTTGCGGGAAGTTCTGCTGCCGGTAGCCCCGGTACTCCTCGCGCAGCTCGCGCTTGAGGAACTTGCCGGTGGCGCCGATGGGCAGGGCGTCGGTGAACACGGTGGCGTCGGGCAGCCACCACTTGGCGAACTTGGGCGCGATGAACTCGGTCAGCTCCTCGTGCGTGGCCGCCTGACCGGGGCGCAGCACCACCACCGCCAGCGGGCGCTCGTCCCACTTGGGGTCGTCCATGGCGATCACGGCGCACTGCGCGACCGCCGGGTGGGCCATGATCGCGTTTTCCAGTTCCACCGAGCCGATCCACTCGCCGCCCGACTTGATGAGGTCCTTGGAACGGTCCTGAATGTGCATGTAGCCGCGCTCGTCCAGCGTGGCGATGTCGCCGGTGTCGAACCACAGGTTGCCGTCCAGGGTCAGGAAGCTGCTCGCGCCCTCACCTTTGAAGTAACTGTCGGCGATCCAGGGGCCCCGGCACAGCAGCCGGCCCATCGCCGCGCCGTCGTGGGGCAGCACGTTGCTGTCGTCGTCCACGATTTCCAGTTCCACCAGCGGCACCGGACGGCCCTGTTTGGCCCGCAGCGCGTAGCCCTCGTCGCTGCGCGGGTCCATATTGAGCGGCAGGGTGCTGGCGGTGCCGAGGGGATGGGTTTCGGTCATGCCCCAGGCGTGCAGCAGGCGCAGGTTATGCCGCTCCTCGAAGGCGCGAATCAGCGACTCGGGCGCGGCGCTGCCCCCCACGATCAGGCGCTCCAGCCCGCTGAGGTCGTAGGGTTCGCCCGCCTGCTTGGCGCGGTCGAGTTCGCTCAGCAGGCCCATCCAGATGGTCGGCACGCCCGCCGTGCTCGTCACGCCCTCGTCCTGCATGAGCTGGGCAATGGACTTGCCGTCGGTGAACACGCCGCTGAAGACCTGCTTGGCCCCGTACATGGCGCAGGTGTAGGGCAAGCCCCAGGCATTGACGTGAAACATCGGCACGATAGGCAGCACACTGTCGGCTTCGCCTACGTTCAGCGCGTCTTTGGGGGCGCTCGCCAACGAGTGCAGCACGGTGGAGCGGTGCGAGTACAGCACGCCCTTGGGGTTGCCGGTGGTGCCGCTGGTGTAGCACATGGCGGCGGCGTCGTTCTCGTCGAGCTGCGGATAGTGCGTCAGCGGCTCTTGGCTCATCACCCACTGGTCGTAGTCCGCCACACCGGGGATGGGTTGCGGCAGGCCGCCCAGCACGAAAACGTGTTCCAGCTTGGGGCAGGCCGCCCGAATGGCCGGAATCATCGCCGCAAAGACATTTTCAATGAGGAGCACCCGGTCCTCGGCATGGTTGAGAATCCAGGCCACCTGCTCGGGGTGCAGCCGGATGTTGACGGTGTGCAGCACGAAGCCCGCGCTCGGCACGCCGAGGTACGCCTCCAGATGTCGGAAGGAATTGACCGCCAGCGTCGCCACCCGGTCGCCAGGTTGCAGCCCCAGTGCTTGCAAGCCCGCGCCGAGGCGCAGTGCCCGGTCCGCCACCTCACCGTAGGTGGTGCGGTGGGTTTGGGCGATGGGCTGACCCTGCGCGTCTTTGCCCGCTGGCAGCAGACTGACGATCTCGCGTTCGGCAAACCCGGTGCGGGCACGCTCCAGAATGAAGGGGATGGTGAGGGGCACGGGCATCATGTTGCTTCTCATGGGAAAACCTCCAGGGCCGGAAACGTGAAGACAGCGGGAGCAGAGGCTCTCGCTGATGGACGCGGCGGTGAGGGCCACAGAATAACGAAAAAAGCCCCCCTGGGGAGGGAGGCTTTTTAGTTGGGTGCTTGTACTTCTTACTTCTGGACGGTTTCGCCGTAGAAGCTGTACGCGCCGGCGGTGCCGCTCACGATGCCGTTGAACTGGTCGTAGGAGAACAGGTTCACGTTGTCGTTGTTGCCGAAGGTGCGACCGAAGTAGAAGTCGTTGAGCAGGTCGCTGTTGAAGTCGAACTTCTGCTGGGTGTTGGCGGTGTCGCTGCTGCCCAGTTCAACCCAGGGGGTCCGGATGCGCCAGTTGTTGCCGCGCTGGTTCGCCAGGTTGCCCGCGTTGACGTAAGCGCTCCGCAGGGTGGGGTCAGTGTTCAGCTGGTAGTCACGAATACGGTTCCACTGGGTGGCATCGAAGCGACCATAGGCACCGACGTTACGGATCTTCTCGGTGATGGCGGTTTCGGTGGCTCCACGGGGGAGGTAAGCGTTGGTGGTCAGCGTGCCGACCGAATCCAGGCTCAGGATGTTATCCAGGGCGCTGTTGGCAGTGGTGTTGGGGGTCACAGCCGTGCCGTTGACACCAGAGATGGCGTTGCTGTTGCTCATGAACTGAGCGCTGGCGTTGCGCTTGAAGGCATCGAAGCCGCCGAGCAGGGGGCGCGCCTGGTTGGTGATCTTGGCGTTGACAACGATGGGGGTCGTGGAGATGGTCGCGTTACCAGCGCGGTCAACGACCAGCGCGCGGAGGTAGACAGCGCCAGCACCGTTGGGCAGTTGCAGAGCGTTCCAACCCGCGTTCAGGCTGTCAGCCTTGGCACCGTCGGTGACCCGCTGGCGAGCGAACTGCACGGGGTGACCGATCGCAGGGGTGGTGGTCGCGTCGTCAACCACACCATTGTCAGTGTCCCAGAACAGGCGGGTTTCGTACACGCCGCAGCCACCGTCGCTGGCGTCGCTCTCGACAGACACGCGCTCGCCGCTGGCGAAGGTGCCCTGCATGACCGCACGGTTGAAGTTGACCGTGGGATCGGTGTTGTCGATGTAGACCTTGGCGTTGGTCGGGGCACTCACCACAGGGTTACCGAGCGCGTCGGTCAGGCTGTTGAAGCCGATGGTGTACTCACCGTCAGCCAGCTGGTTGGTGTCGAACTGACCCGCCTGAATCTGACGGCCACCGAGGGTGAAGGTCAGGCCCTGGCCGGGGTTCAGGCCCACGCCACCAGCGTTGTCGGTGATGCCACCCAGAGTGATGGTGGCGATATCGCTCAGGCAACGCTCGGGTTCCTGCGAAGCGAAGGGCAGGTCGGAGGTGTCGCGGATGACGCTCCCGGTGATGGTCGGGCCGACGTTGTCGAAACGAACCAGTTCGTAGGTCGCGCTGGCCGTTTCGTTGCCCAGCTGGTCACGCGAGATCGCGTAGACGCGGTAGGTCACGTTGTCCTGAGCCTTGGGGGTCACGGTGCTGGTAGCGCCCGAGCCGATCACGCGGCTGAACGAAGTGGCCTTCACAGTGCCGGGTTCGAGGACAGGAGCACTGACCACGGTTGCCACGCTCTTGATCGCCTTGGCACGCAGCATTTCGTCGGATTCTTGCAGGGCCTTGTTGCCGAAGGCGGTTTCGGGCACCAGGTAGTAACGGATGCTCTCGAAGCCGGAGGGACGACGCTGCACGAAGGAGGAGCCCAGGGGCGCCTGACCGAATTCGCGGTCCTGCAGGCTGGGGTTGCCGGTGAACACGTTCACGTCGCCGCGCACGTAGGTCAGCCCGCTGTTGTTGTAGTTGTTCAGGATGTTGGAGTAAGCATTCTGAACGCCGTTGAGTTCGGGATCAGGCTGCTGGGGGCCCTTGTTGTCGGCGATCACGGGCTGGTAGGTCACCTGGGTGCCGTTGATACGCACGACGATCCACTTGCGCACGCCGTCGAATTCGGCGAGGCGGCGGCTGTCGAGGCTGAAAGTTTCGGTGCCGCTGGTGCTGGCCACCGAGCGCAGCACGTCGCCAGCCTGAACGTCGTCGTTGGTCGGAACGTCGGAGCCGGTGGTGCGGGCCAGGAACACTTCAACCTTGGAGCCAGCAGCAGCGTTGACGCTGAAGTTCACAGTGCCCTTGACGTAGATGTCCACGTTGCCGTTGGGGTCGCTGGGGGTGCTCACACCCTGGCCCAGGCGGCGCCAACCGTTGTCGGCGTCCTTGACGATGCCTTCGTTGGTCAGGGTCAGTTCCTGGTCGCCAGCGGGGGTCACGGTGCCGTAACGGTTGTCCACGACAGGCGCCTTGACGTCGACGGTCACGGTGCTGGACACAGTCTGACCATTGGCGGTACCAGTCACGGTAATCAGGCCGCCACCAGCAGTGGTGGGGGTCACGTCACAGTAGCCGCCGGTGCTGCTGACCTGAGCGTTCACAGCGGCGCTGTTGCCGATCTTGCAGGTCGCGCTGCTCAGGGCCACGGAGGAGGTGAACACCACGCGGATGGGCGTGCCAGTGGTGGCCGCCGCACCGTTGGTGGGGCTGGTGATGTTCAGGGTGAAGGGCTGCGTGGGCGTGGTGCCGCCATTCCCATTGCCGTTACCCGTGCTAGGAACCGTCGTGTAGGCAAAGTTCACGCTGGGGGTCAGGTTGGTGCTGCTGATCGTGGTGCTCTGAGCAGCGGGGGTGGTGTACCCGTCCTTAGCCTTGGGAGTGAGCGTCACAGTACCAGTCTTGGCCACAGGAAGCTTCTGACCGTTGGACAGCGTCATGCTGGTGGTCTTGCCGTCCATCGTGACATCGAAGTCAGCCGAGGAAACGCCGCTGATGTTG from Deinococcus radiodurans R1 = ATCC 13939 = DSM 20539 includes these protein-coding regions:
- a CDS encoding alpha/beta hydrolase — encoded protein: MAVSVRGQQVTFTPPAGATGLIGDMTDWRKRDPLPVRAGEPLTLTLPRGAWVEYAWVDAAGEPFADPDNDRKSLNPWWTYPRAAVVGEYARHPLWQRPEATRRGTVERLSWDGTVFPGKRRAIVHLPYGHTPGQALPVYYVQDGVAFYRIGQLGELLDRAVEAGEAEPAVLVFVEPGDRNEEYYLNDRYLEFLQQEVFPRIEGPLATASVRGLWGASLGGLISLYLGSRHPELFGRVASHSGAFIARPGATYANGVIDTTTAGEWLREQLAGDLPRHLRISLDVGTLEWLTGPNRRLAALFADEGLPHQYREYPSGHNWVTWREALPEALLFLQGAAY
- a CDS encoding long-chain fatty acid--CoA ligase, whose product is MRSNMMPVPLTIPFILERARTGFAEREIVSLLPAGKDAQGQPIAQTHRTTYGEVADRALRLGAGLQALGLQPGDRVATLAVNSFRHLEAYLGVPSAGFVLHTVNIRLHPEQVAWILNHAEDRVLLIENVFAAMIPAIRAACPKLEHVFVLGGLPQPIPGVADYDQWVMSQEPLTHYPQLDENDAAAMCYTSGTTGNPKGVLYSHRSTVLHSLASAPKDALNVGEADSVLPIVPMFHVNAWGLPYTCAMYGAKQVFSGVFTDGKSIAQLMQDEGVTSTAGVPTIWMGLLSELDRAKQAGEPYDLSGLERLIVGGSAAPESLIRAFEERHNLRLLHAWGMTETHPLGTASTLPLNMDPRSDEGYALRAKQGRPVPLVELEIVDDDSNVLPHDGAAMGRLLCRGPWIADSYFKGEGASSFLTLDGNLWFDTGDIATLDERGYMHIQDRSKDLIKSGGEWIGSVELENAIMAHPAVAQCAVIAMDDPKWDERPLAVVVLRPGQAATHEELTEFIAPKFAKWWLPDATVFTDALPIGATGKFLKRELREEYRGYRQQNFPQRQD
- a CDS encoding hexagonally packed intermediate-layer surface protein; translated protein: MKKNIALMALTGILTLASCGQNGTGTTPTADACATANTCSVTVNISGVSSADFDVTMDGKTTSMTLSNGQKLPVAKTGTVTLTPKAKDGYTTPAAQSTTISSTNLTPSVNFAYTTVPSTGNGNGNGGTTPTQPFTLNITSPTNGAAATTGTPIRVVFTSSVALSSATCKIGNSAAVNAQVSSTGGYCDVTPTTAGGGLITVTGTANGQTVSSTVTVDVKAPVVDNRYGTVTPAGDQELTLTNEGIVKDADNGWRRLGQGVSTPSDPNGNVDIYVKGTVNFSVNAAAGSKVEVFLARTTGSDVPTNDDVQAGDVLRSVASTSGTETFSLDSRRLAEFDGVRKWIVVRINGTQVTYQPVIADNKGPQQPDPELNGVQNAYSNILNNYNNSGLTYVRGDVNVFTGNPSLQDREFGQAPLGSSFVQRRPSGFESIRYYLVPETAFGNKALQESDEMLRAKAIKSVATVVSAPVLEPGTVKATSFSRVIGSGATSTVTPKAQDNVTYRVYAISRDQLGNETASATYELVRFDNVGPTITGSVIRDTSDLPFASQEPERCLSDIATITLGGITDNAGGVGLNPGQGLTFTLGGRQIQAGQFDTNQLADGEYTIGFNSLTDALGNPVVSAPTNAKVYIDNTDPTVNFNRAVMQGTFASGERVSVESDASDGGCGVYETRLFWDTDNGVVDDATTTPAIGHPVQFARQRVTDGAKADSLNAGWNALQLPNGAGAVYLRALVVDRAGNATISTTPIVVNAKITNQARPLLGGFDAFKRNASAQFMSNSNAISGVNGTAVTPNTTANSALDNILSLDSVGTLTTNAYLPRGATETAITEKIRNVGAYGRFDATQWNRIRDYQLNTDPTLRSAYVNAGNLANQRGNNWRIRTPWVELGSSDTANTQQKFDFNSDLLNDFYFGRTFGNNDNVNLFSYDQFNGIVSGTAGAYSFYGETVQK